CGGAGATGCGCTTGCTGGCCGCGCCCACGGCCAGGTGAGACTGGCGCGCGCCGGCCGAGATGCTGCCCTGGCGGGCCACCGAGACGAATAGCGAGAGCGTGACGAGATCGATGCGGGCGATGTTCATGGCGGGACCGGCGGCGCACCATCGCCGCGGCTGCACTATAGCGCGCGGGGCGCAGGGCGCGGAATGATCGTGTCCCCATTTAACGTTCCGCAGCGGACCGCGCGCCCCCGCCCTGCCACTACAATCCCGCCTATGACAACAAACAGCTTTGCGAATCTTCCCGTGAACACCCCCGCAATACCCGGCAATTCCGACTCGCCCGCCCCGGTTTCCCCGCAGACCGAAGCCGCGCTGGCCAGCGCCGCGCACGCGCCCAACAGCCCCGGCGCCGCCCACATCCGCAGCTTCGTGCATCGCCGCGGCCACATCACGCAAGGCCAGCTGGCCGCGCTGGAGCAACTGCTGGGCAAGTGGTCCCTGCCCTACGCCGCGCGCCGGCTGGACCCGGCCGCCGCGTTCGGCCGCGAGGCGCCGACGGTGCTGGAGATCGGCTTCGGCATGGGCGAGACCACCGAGAAGATCGCGCTGGCGCGTCCGGGCGACAACTTCCTGGGCGTGGAGGTGTTCAACGCGGGCGTGGGTTCGCTGCTGCGCCGGATCGAGGATTCCAGCATCCAGAACCTGCGCATCATCCAGCACGACGCGGTGGAAGTGGTGCGCGACATGATCGCCCCCGATTCGCTGGCCGGCGTGCACATCTATTTCCCCGACCCGTGGCCCAAGAAGCGCCATCACAAGCGCCGCCTGATCCAGCCGCCGTTCATCTCGCTGCTGGCCAGCCGCATCGCGCCGGGCGGCTACATCCATTGCGCCACCGACTGGCAGGACTATGCCGTGCAGATGCTCGAAGTCCTGGGCAACGAGCCGCTGCTGAAGAACACCGTGGACGGCTACGCGCCGCGCCCCGACTACCGCCCCCAAACCAAGTTCGAGACGCGCGGCCTGCGGCTGGGCCATGGCGTCTGGGACCTGATCTTCAAGCGAGTCGCCTGATGCTGTATCCGCAGATCGAACCCTACCGCCACGGTTTCCTGGACACGGGCGACGGCCACCAGATCTACTGGGAACTCTGCGGCAACCCCCAGGGCAAGCCGGCGGTCTTCCTGCATGGCGGCCCCGGCAGCGGCTGCTCGCCGGTGCAGCGCCAGCTGTTCGATCCCAGCCTGTACAACGTGCTGCTGTTCGACCAGCGCGGCTGCGGCCGCTCCACGCCGCACGCCAGCCTGGAGAACAACACCACTTGGCACCTGGTCGCGGACATCGAGCGCCTGCGCACCGAGATCATGGGCGCGGACAAGTGGCTGGTGTTCGGCGGATCCTGGGGTTCGACGCTGTCGCTGGCCTATGCCGAGACGCATCCCGCCCACGTCAGCGAGCTGGTGCTGCGCGGCATCTTCACGGTGCGCAGCGCCGAGATCCGCTGGTTCTACCAGGAAGGCGCGTCCTTCCTGTTCCCGGACCGCTGGGAGGAATACCTGGCGCCGATCCCCGAGGCCGAGCGCGACGACCTGGTCCAGGCCTATCACAGGCGCCTGACCGGCGACGACCCCGTCGAGCAGCTGCGCGCGGCCAAGGCCTGGAGCAAGTGGGAAGACAGCACCATCACGCTGCTGCCCAGCCCGCGCCACCAGCAGAGCCACGCCGCCGACCGCGCGGCGCTGGCCTTCGCCCGCATCGAGAACCACTATTTCGTGAACGCCGGCTTCATGGAAGAAGGCCAGCTGATCCGCGACGCCTACAAGCTGCGCGGCATTCCCGGCACCATCATCCAGGGCCGCTACGACGTCTGCACGCCGGCGCGCACCGCCTGGGACCTGCACCGCGCCTGGCCCGAGGCCGAGTTCCACCTGGTGCCCGACTCCGGCCACGCTTTCGATGAACCCGGCACGCTGGCGCGCCTGATCGCCGCCACCGACGCCTACGCCAAACGCTAAGGAGACGCGCATGCACATCACCCTGAACGGCGACGCCCGCGAATTCCCACTGGACACCACGGTGGTCGAGCTGCTGGACACGCTGGGCTATGCCGGCAAGCGCGTGGCGGTGGAACGCAACGGCGAGATCGTGCCCAAGAGCCAGCACGCGCAAACCACGCTGGCCGACGGCGACCAGATCGAGATCGTGGTGGCGGTGGGCGGGGGCTGAATGCCCCGCCGCCGGGCGGCCCCGACACATCCCCGGAAGGGCTGCGGCAACGCAGCCCTTTTGCTTGTCGAGGCCGGGACGGCGCGGCCAGGGCGTGATGATCTGCCGCAAGCGCCGTCAAGCCACGGACCTTGGCCGGGCTTTCCCCCAACGCGGCCGGGCGTCATAATCCACCGCGAACATGCGCCAGGGCAGGTCGGCCGCGAGCCGGGCAGCCCTCCATGGAAGTTTCCCGCCTGGTGTCGCGGCCGGTCGGGCAACGCCACAACAAGACCGATCCGGGAACCACGAAGCGTGAGCCGCAATCCATTCCCCTCCCCTGCCGCCCCGCCGCAGTTCAGCGCGCAATTCGACAGCCGCGTCACGCCCGACGCGCCCGACATCTGGCGCACCCTGGTGCGCCCCTACGTCGATACCCAGATCGAAACCGGCATACAGCCCTTCACCGCCCAGATGAGCGGCACCCACCTGGGCGCCAGCCTGATCAGCCGCAGTACCTGCTCGGCCACCGTGCAGCACCGGCGCACCGCGCTGGACGTGCGCCGCAGCCAGGTCGACCATCTGCTGATCCAGCTGTTCGTCGCGGGCGGCACCCGGGGCGACTATGGCAAAAACCCGGTCGATATCCGCGCCGGCTCGATCGGCCTGCTTGATCTCGGACAGACGCTGGACACCCGCACCACGCTCATTTCCACCATCACCCTGACCGTGCCGCGCGACCGCCTGCCGACGGCGCTGCGCAGCCGCAAGCTGCATGGCACGCTATTGGATCCCGGACAGGGCGCTACGCGCATGCTGGCCTCGCATCTGTCGCAGCTGGCGCAGCACGCCTCCAGCCTGACGCGCGAAGAGATGTCCGCCTCGGTGAACGCTGGTCTGATCCTGCTCAGCGGCAGCCTGTCGACGCTGCGCGACGGCGAGGATGACGGCCCGGCGCGGCAGGTGGTACGCAATGGCATGCGCCGGCTGGTCAGGGAACATATCGAGCGCCACCTCGATGCCGGACATCTGTCGCCGGAAACGATCGCGGCTGCGCTGGGCATCTCGCGCTCCAGCCTGTACCGGCTGTTCCTGCGCGACGGCGGCGTGAACGCCTATATCCAGGGCAGGCGCCTGGACAGGTGTTTCGATGAACTGCTGCTGGCCGCCGGCGGCCACATCGGCATCGCGGAGCTTGCCTACCGCTACGGCTTCTCGAGCGAAAGCGCGTTCAGCCGGGCGTTCCGCCTGCGGTTCGGCGCGTCTCCCAGCGAGGTGCGAGCCCATGCCAGGGGAAACGGCGACGGCGAACCGGTCGACATCAGGTCGCGCGAGGATGCCGCCATGATCCAGGCCTGGCTTGCCGATATCCGGCAGCCGGCCGCCTCCGCCGGCTAGCGCGGCGCGCCGTAATGCCGGACATCGGCCTGCCCGAACGCCGGCGCTGCACGGGTAGGATCGCGATCCTGGCGGATCGTCAGTCATTTGCAGCCAACTAGCACGCATTCTTGCGTAGTCTGGCGCATGGCTAGCAACCTGTTACACGTTTACCCCTCGTCTGCCGGCAAGCGCGCGGGTAATAATCCCCGATGCCGCGCGCAACCGGTACACGGGCCGGGCGCCCTGCCATCCATCGCTCTTTTCCCACCGTAACAGCAACATAGATAAAGGAATCACTATGGGTCTGCTCAATTTCATCAAGGACGTTGGAGAAAAACTCTTCGGTGCCAGCGAAGCCAAGGCCGCCACCGTCGACGAGCTGAAGAAGGAACTGGACAAGCACGGCCTGAACGCCGACGGACTGCAGATCGCGGTCGACGGCGACAAGGTCACGGTCAGCGGCACCGCCGCCAATACCGAAACCGCCGAGAAGATCGCGCTGGCGCTGGGCAACACCGTGGGCGTGGCCCAGGTGGACAACCAGCTCAAGGCCACCCAGGCCGCCCCCGAAGCCAAGATGTACACGGTGCAGAAGGGCGACAACCTCTGGAAGATCGCCGAGGCGCAATACGGCAAGGGCCAGGGCGCCAAGAACACGCTGATCTTCGAGGCCAACAAGCCCATGCTGACCAGCCCGGACAAGATCTATCCCGGCCAGGTGCTGCGCATCCCGCCAGCGGCCTGAATGCCCGCGCAAGCATCCGAATAGCCGGAAGGCGCGCCCGCGCCGCCCGGCTGATCGCGGCACTGATCCCCCAGATTGCCGCGATGACTTGGCCAGACGCAATGTCTGGCCATTTTTTCGCGCCGCCGCGCGAAAGCCTTACTTCATCCCGAAGCGGCCCAGCCCCTTCAGGCCGCCCATGGCGCGCATCATCTTGGCCATGCCGCCCTTTTTCATCTGCTTCATCATGCCCTGCATCTGGTCGAATTGGGCCAGCAGGCGGTTCACTTCCTGCACCGGCACGCCGGAACCGGCGGCGATGCGGCGCTTGCGCGAGGCCTTGATGAGTTCAGGCTTGGCGCGCTCGGCCGGGGTCATGGAATTGAGGATGCCTTCCGTGCGGCGCAGCTGCTTCTCGGCCTGGCCGCCCTGCAGCTGGCCGGCGGCCTGTTGGAACTGGGCCGGCAGCTTTTCCAGCAGCGAGCCCATGTCGCCCAGCTTCTTGACCTGGCCGAGCTGGTCGCGGAAGTCGTTCAGGTCGAACTTGTTGCCCGACTTGATCTTGGACGCGAGCTTCTGCGCCTCGGCGATGTCGATGTTCTTCTGCGCCTGCTCGACCAGCGACACGATGTCGCCCATGCCCAGCACGCGCTGCGCCATGCGCTCGGGATAGAACGGCTCCAGGCCGTCGAGCTTTTCCGAGACGCCGACGAACTTGAGCGGCTTGCCGGTGACGTGGCGCACCGACAGGGCCGCGCCGCCTCGGGCGTCGCCGTCCAGCTTGGTCAGCACCACGCCGGTCAGCGGCAGCGCGTCGGCGAAGGCGCGGGCAGTGTTGACCGCGTCCTGGCCCTGCATGGCGTCCACCACGAACAGCGTTTCCACCGGCTTGACCAGATCATGCAGCGCGCGGATCTCGCGCATCATGGCCTCGTCGATACCCAGGCGGCCGGCCGTGTCCAGGATCAGCACGTCGTAGTGATGGCGGCGTGCGTGGTCGACCGCGTTGCGGGCGATGTCCTCGGGCTTCTGGCTGGGGTCGGACGGCAGGAAGTCCACGCCGACCTGCGCGGCCACGGCCTTCAACTGCTCGATGGCGGCGGGACGGTAGACGTCGGCCGACACCACCAGCACTTTCTTCTTGCCGGTCTTGCGGCCGTGCTGAGTGTGCTGGCCCTCGGACAGCCAGCGCGCCAGCTTGCCGGTGGTGGTGGTCTTGCCCGCGCCCTGCAGGCCGGCCATCAGGATCACGGCGGGCGGCTGCACGGCCAGCGACAGTTCGCCGGAGTCGGCGCCCAGGTCGCCGCCCATCAGCGCGGTCAGTTCCTTGTGGACCACGCCGACCAGGGCCTGGCCGGGGCTGAGGCTGCCGGCGACTTCTTCGCCCAGCGCCTTGTCCTTGACCCGGGCGACGAACTCGCGCACCACGGGCAGCGCCACGTCGGCCTCCAGCAGGGCCATGCGCACTTCGCGCAGCATCTCCTGGGTGTTGGCCTCGGTCAGGCGGGCTTCGCCGCGCAGCGTCTTGACGACGCGCGACAGGCGTTGAGTTAGGTTATCGAGCATGAGAGGCGTTTCCGCTTAAACTAGTCGACTCGAACGGTGGCCGCCCGCGCGAATTCCGCGCTTTCCGGGTCAATTGGACCCCGGCCCCATCCTGACGACGGTTTCTATGTCACTAGGCATTGTATTTCACGCGGCGGCCGCCCTGGCCTACGCGCTGCTCGGGGGGGCTTTGTGGCTCCGGCTGGCCGGCGCTGGCGCCGGCGCCAGCGGCATCGAACAGACCGGCAAGATCGCCCGCGCCTGCCTGCTGGGCGCCCTGGTGCTGCAGGGCATCGGCCTGCAACAGGCCATGCTGGGCGCGCAGCACCTGTTCATCGGCTGGGCGCTGGCCCTGTCGGCGGCCATCTGGCTGGGCATGGTGGTGTTCTGGCTGGAAAGCCTGCTGGTGCGCATCGACGGTCTGCAACTGCTGCTGCTGCCGGCCGCCACCATCGCCAGCGCCCTGGCGGCGCTGTTTCCCCAGGGGCAGTTCGTGCCTCACGCCAACGACGCCTGGCTGCGCGCCCACCTGCTGATCGCGCTGGCTGCCTATGGCCTGATCACCATCGCCGCCCTGCACGCCATGCTGATGGCGCTGCTGGACCGCCACCTGCACCGCCCGCTGGACGCGCCGGCCGAGCGCAGCATGATCGGGCGCGTGCTGGATTCCCAGCCGCCGCTGCTGGTGCAGGAGCACCTGCTGTTCGTGATCATCTGGATCGGCTTCGCCGTGCTGTCGCTGGCGGTCGTGTCCGGCTCGATCGCCTCGCTCAAGCTCACCGGCAAGATCCTGCCCTTCGACCACAAGACCGTCTTCACGCTGCTGTCCTGGGCGACCTTCGGCGTGCTGCTGCTGGGCCGCCACGTCTGGGGCTGGCGCGGCCGGGTGGCGCTGCGCTGGACGCTGACCGGCTTCGGTTTCCTGATCCTGGCCTACACCGGCAGCCGGTTCGTGCTGGAAATGATTCTGCATCGGGGTTGAACGTGGGCAAGCTGCTGTTCTGGATCGTCGTCATCATCGCGGTGCTGTGCGTGGCCCGCATCGCCGCCCGCATGGCGGCGGCGCGCGACGCGCGCCCGGTTTCCCCGCCGCCCAAGCCGCCCGCCCAGCCCGGCGGCGGCGCCGAGGCCATGGTGCGCTGCGCGCACTGCGGCATCCATCTGCCCCGCTCGGAAGCGCTGCTGCAGAACGGCCGCACCTGGTGCAGCGCCGACCACGCGCAGCGCGGACCGACCGGCAAATAGCCGGCAGATAGCCCACGAACAACCCACGAACGCCGCCCGCAGGCGGCAAATGAGCGACGATCAGCCGGCCACCTGCCGGTTGCGCGCCTTCGGTCCGCCGCATCCGGCCCGCTGTCCCTGGGCATGTCTCCAAGCTTGGCATAATGGCCGCTGGAGACACACACTCACCGAGCATCGAATTGCCATGGCCCTGCAACTGGATCGACATGGCTGGCTGAGACCGGCCCCCGGCGTCACCCTCATGCCCTCGCCCAACCGCGACGCGCGCCCCGCCGGCGCGCAGGTGTCGTTGCTGGTGCTGCACAACATCAGCCTGCCCCCGGGCCGCTTCGGCGGGCCGGAAGTGGCCGGCCTGTTCCTGAACCGGCTCGACTACGGCTCGCATCCCTGGCTGGCGCGGCTGCGCGGCCTGCGCGTGTCGGCGCACTTCTTCATCCGCCGCGACGGCGCCGTGATCCAGTTCGTGTCCACCGAGGACCGCGCCTGGCACGCCGGCGTGTCGCGCTACGCGGGCCGGGAACGCTGCAACGACTTTTCCATCGGCATCGAGCTGGAGGGCACCGACACCCTGCCCTACGCCGACGCCCAGTACCAGGCCCTGCGCCAGCTGGCGCCGGCGCTGCGCGCGCGCTACCCGCTGGCCGCCGCCTGGGGCCACGAACACATCGC
The Achromobacter sp. AONIH1 DNA segment above includes these coding regions:
- a CDS encoding PP0621 family protein, whose translation is MGKLLFWIVVIIAVLCVARIAARMAAARDARPVSPPPKPPAQPGGGAEAMVRCAHCGIHLPRSEALLQNGRTWCSADHAQRGPTGK
- a CDS encoding inner membrane protein YpjD, with translation MSLGIVFHAAAALAYALLGGALWLRLAGAGAGASGIEQTGKIARACLLGALVLQGIGLQQAMLGAQHLFIGWALALSAAIWLGMVVFWLESLLVRIDGLQLLLLPAATIASALAALFPQGQFVPHANDAWLRAHLLIALAAYGLITIAALHAMLMALLDRHLHRPLDAPAERSMIGRVLDSQPPLLVQEHLLFVIIWIGFAVLSLAVVSGSIASLKLTGKILPFDHKTVFTLLSWATFGVLLLGRHVWGWRGRVALRWTLTGFGFLILAYTGSRFVLEMILHRG
- the thiS gene encoding sulfur carrier protein ThiS, whose translation is MHITLNGDAREFPLDTTVVELLDTLGYAGKRVAVERNGEIVPKSQHAQTTLADGDQIEIVVAVGGG
- the ampD gene encoding 1,6-anhydro-N-acetylmuramyl-L-alanine amidase AmpD, whose translation is MALQLDRHGWLRPAPGVTLMPSPNRDARPAGAQVSLLVLHNISLPPGRFGGPEVAGLFLNRLDYGSHPWLARLRGLRVSAHFFIRRDGAVIQFVSTEDRAWHAGVSRYAGRERCNDFSIGIELEGTDTLPYADAQYQALRQLAPALRARYPLAAAWGHEHIAPGRKTDPGPAFNWTRFGRENGFARRQLPPA
- the pip gene encoding prolyl aminopeptidase, yielding MLYPQIEPYRHGFLDTGDGHQIYWELCGNPQGKPAVFLHGGPGSGCSPVQRQLFDPSLYNVLLFDQRGCGRSTPHASLENNTTWHLVADIERLRTEIMGADKWLVFGGSWGSTLSLAYAETHPAHVSELVLRGIFTVRSAEIRWFYQEGASFLFPDRWEEYLAPIPEAERDDLVQAYHRRLTGDDPVEQLRAAKAWSKWEDSTITLLPSPRHQQSHAADRAALAFARIENHYFVNAGFMEEGQLIRDAYKLRGIPGTIIQGRYDVCTPARTAWDLHRAWPEAEFHLVPDSGHAFDEPGTLARLIAATDAYAKR
- the lysM gene encoding peptidoglycan-binding protein LysM, which translates into the protein MGLLNFIKDVGEKLFGASEAKAATVDELKKELDKHGLNADGLQIAVDGDKVTVSGTAANTETAEKIALALGNTVGVAQVDNQLKATQAAPEAKMYTVQKGDNLWKIAEAQYGKGQGAKNTLIFEANKPMLTSPDKIYPGQVLRIPPAA
- the trmB gene encoding tRNA (guanosine(46)-N7)-methyltransferase TrmB, which encodes MTTNSFANLPVNTPAIPGNSDSPAPVSPQTEAALASAAHAPNSPGAAHIRSFVHRRGHITQGQLAALEQLLGKWSLPYAARRLDPAAAFGREAPTVLEIGFGMGETTEKIALARPGDNFLGVEVFNAGVGSLLRRIEDSSIQNLRIIQHDAVEVVRDMIAPDSLAGVHIYFPDPWPKKRHHKRRLIQPPFISLLASRIAPGGYIHCATDWQDYAVQMLEVLGNEPLLKNTVDGYAPRPDYRPQTKFETRGLRLGHGVWDLIFKRVA
- the ffh gene encoding signal recognition particle protein; this translates as MLDNLTQRLSRVVKTLRGEARLTEANTQEMLREVRMALLEADVALPVVREFVARVKDKALGEEVAGSLSPGQALVGVVHKELTALMGGDLGADSGELSLAVQPPAVILMAGLQGAGKTTTTGKLARWLSEGQHTQHGRKTGKKKVLVVSADVYRPAAIEQLKAVAAQVGVDFLPSDPSQKPEDIARNAVDHARRHHYDVLILDTAGRLGIDEAMMREIRALHDLVKPVETLFVVDAMQGQDAVNTARAFADALPLTGVVLTKLDGDARGGAALSVRHVTGKPLKFVGVSEKLDGLEPFYPERMAQRVLGMGDIVSLVEQAQKNIDIAEAQKLASKIKSGNKFDLNDFRDQLGQVKKLGDMGSLLEKLPAQFQQAAGQLQGGQAEKQLRRTEGILNSMTPAERAKPELIKASRKRRIAAGSGVPVQEVNRLLAQFDQMQGMMKQMKKGGMAKMMRAMGGLKGLGRFGMK
- a CDS encoding helix-turn-helix domain-containing protein, coding for MSRNPFPSPAAPPQFSAQFDSRVTPDAPDIWRTLVRPYVDTQIETGIQPFTAQMSGTHLGASLISRSTCSATVQHRRTALDVRRSQVDHLLIQLFVAGGTRGDYGKNPVDIRAGSIGLLDLGQTLDTRTTLISTITLTVPRDRLPTALRSRKLHGTLLDPGQGATRMLASHLSQLAQHASSLTREEMSASVNAGLILLSGSLSTLRDGEDDGPARQVVRNGMRRLVREHIERHLDAGHLSPETIAAALGISRSSLYRLFLRDGGVNAYIQGRRLDRCFDELLLAAGGHIGIAELAYRYGFSSESAFSRAFRLRFGASPSEVRAHARGNGDGEPVDIRSREDAAMIQAWLADIRQPAASAG